Part of the Aureitalea marina genome, ATCAAAGGAAAGATACAGTTAACCCAGGCAGATGGTTCTGTGGAAGAGAAAGACGGGATCACGGCTATCTGTCGATGTGGCAAGACCGGGAATTCCCCTTTCTGCGACGGTAGTCATAATTCCTGATCCCGGAATCCCTAATTTCCATGTCTAAGACTTCTTCATCCGGTCATCAGGAAAAATTCCAGGTTAACAAGGCTACGTGGAATCAGAAGGTTGACGTTCATGCCAGAAGTGAATTCTACGATCTGGAATCCTTCAGAAAGGGACGAAGTTCACTGAATCGATACGAATTAAATGCCTTAGGTGATGTGGCAGGTAAGTCTTTGTTGCATCTCCAATGCCATTTCGGGCAGGACACCATGAGTTGGTCTCGTATGGGAGCAAACTGTGTGGGTGTGGATATCAGCGATAAAGCGATTGAGCTCGCGGAAGAGCTGAGCCGGGAATTGAATCTGGATGCTCGCTTTGTCTGTTGTAATGTGTTGGATACACGGAAACACTTGCAAGAACAATTTGACCTGGTTTTTACCAGTTACGGAACGATCGGCTGGTTACCCGATCTGGCCCCCTGGGCCAAGGTTATATCTGAAAGCCTAAAGCCAGGAGGTAAATTCTATATGGTGGAATTTCATCCGATCTGCTGGATGTTCGATTATCAACAGCAACCACCGGCGCTTGTCTATGGCTATCAGCAATCGGCTCCCATATACGAAGAATACGAAGGCTCCTATACCGATGGTGGCAAGGACCGGGTCGTCAGCAAAGAATATGGCTGGAACCACGGTCTGGGCCAGATCATTTCTTCACTTCAAAAGGCTGGGTTGGTCTTTGACTATTTGAACGAATTGGACGAGTCTCCCTATAACGTTTTTCCAGGACTGATCAGAACGGAATCCGGTTATTTCGGACATCCCCAAGAATTATTTCCTTTACTGTTCGAACTTCAGTTCAGCAAGGCTTAGTGAGCGCCTTCTTCTTTGAGTAAGTCCGGAAATTTTGCTTTGAAATTATTGAGACGGGGAATGGATACATTCCGGATGTAAGGGTTGTTAGGGTTTCGTCTCTCGTAATCCTGATGATATCCTTCTCCCATCCAGAACTTCTGAAAGGGCATGACCTCTGCTGCCACTTTATTCCCTCCAAGTTCTTCATTCAACTGGTTGATCTTTTCCTCGATCACCGCTTTTTCCTCATCATTCTGGAAAAAGATGATAGAACGATATTGAGACCCTCGGTCCGGTCCCTGTCCATTGACCTGGGTAATATTCTGTGATCCAAAATAGACATCTACCAGACTCTTGAAGCTAACAATGTCTGCATCGTATATGACCTCTACAGCTTCTGCATGTCCCGTAAGCCCTGTATTACTGGCCTCATAGGTGGGGTTCTCAGTATGGCCCCCGCTATAGCCGTTATATACTTCTTGTACTCCTTTTACACTTTCGTATACGGCCTCTACACACCAGAAGCACCCGCTGGCAAAGTAGGCCCGGGCGTATCCATCATCGGATACCACCTGTACGGGTTCGGCCAAAGCCTGATCCTGTTTGGTTTCTTTTTTAGACTGACAACTGACCTGGGAAACTACCAATAGGCTTAGGCCCAGGAATTGAAGGAATTGTTTCATATGTTCTTTTCTTTTTCATGTGGTCGCGATAGCAGTGCGAACCTTGCCGAAAGGTATAAAAAAAGTCCTCCACAGGGGAGGACTTTAAGATTACTACAACAGTTGCAATACCTTATTTTATACTGTCGAACAGTTTTTGCATTTTTTCTTGCTCTTCCTTGGCCAAGGTAGGGTCTACTAGGATACGTCCACTGTGTTCGTCTGTAATGATCTTCTTACGGGAAGCGATCTCCATCTGAATTTGTGGTGGGATGGTGAAGAAAGAACCTCCGGATGCTCCTCGCTCTACTGGTACAACGGCCAAACCATTCTTTACGTTGGTCCGGATGCGCTTGTAGGCGTTGATCAGGCGGTCTTCGATCTGTTTTTCGAATTTACCCGATTCTTTGATCAGACTATCTTCTTCCTTCTCGGTCTCGGCCAGGATCTCATCCAGTTCACCCTGCTTGTGTTTCAGGTGATCCTGACGCTCGTTGAGACGGGTTTTGGTTTCGTCGATCACTTCGTTCTTTTGCTCGATCTGAGCCTTGAACTCTTTGATATGCTTTTCGGCCAATTGAATTTCCAGTTCCTGGAATTCGATCTCTTTGCTCAGGGAATTGTACTCCCGGTTGTTCCGAACGTTATCCTGCTGAGAGGTGTATTTTTTGATCAGCCCTTTTGCTTCTTCGATCAAGTTCTTTTTGTCTTTGATCAGGTCTTCAATAGCACCCAGGTCGGCATTCAGCTTTTCCATACGCTTATTCATCCCGGCTACCTCATCTTCCAGGTCTTCGACCTCTAGGGGTAATTCGCCACGTACGTTGCGAATTTCATCAATACGGGAATCGATCAACTGCAAGTCGTAAAGGGCTCTTAGCTTTTCTTCGACTGTTGCCTCTGCTTTCTTTTTTGCCATAAACTAAAAATAAAAGATAGGATTGGTCCTCACTTGAGAGACCTGTGTGCCTTTGGGTAAGGCAGGTGCAAAATTAGCAATTTTTTTCCTAACGAAGTCAAATAAAATCTGACTTGTAAATCGTTCGCTTTCAAAGTGTCCCACATCACACAGCAGTAAGTGACCTTCGGCTTGATAAAAGTCGTGATATTTTAAATCGGCGGTAACAAAGGCCTGCGCTCCCGCCGCTTTTGCGGCACCTATGGCGAAACTTCCACTGCCACCCAGCACAGCAACCCGACTGATCGGGCCTTCAAGTAGTTCAGAATGACGAATACAGGGTGTTTCAAAGACATTTTTGAGCCTTTCTAGAAATTCAGATGGTGACAGGGTTTCTGCAAGCTGTCCTACCATCCCCATTCCCACATATTGATGGGTATTCTCCAATTGGCTCACTTCGTAGGCCACTTCTTCATAGGGGTGACTCTTAAATAAGACCCGAAGGACCTGGGATTGCAAGTAGCTGGGGAAAGTCATGGAAATTCGGACCTCTGCTTCCCTATGCAATTTGTGAGCTTCTCCAAGTGTTGGATTGGCTGCCTCATTGGGCATAAAAGTGCCTTCTCCTTCCAGGTTAAAACTACAATGACTGTAATTGCCGATCTGACCTCCCCCTGCTTCAAATAAAGCTTCTCTAAGACGATCAGCATCCTGCTTCGGAACAAAGGTGGTCAGCTGAGAGATCAACCCTTTTTTGGGGAGTAATATTTCTCGATCGGTCAGCCCCAACTGCTCGCACATGGCAGCGTTGACTCCATTCCAGGCGTTATCCAGGGCAGTATGCACTGCAACTATGGCAATATCATGCCGGATGGCTTTGATCACCGCACGCTCAACATAGTTCTTACCCGTAAGTTTTTTCAGGCCCGAAAAGATGATTGGGTGGAAACTTAGGATGAGGTTGCATCCCAGGTCAATGGCTTCGTCCACAACAGCTTCCAGGGTATCGTGGGTGATCAGGATTCCATTTATTTCCTGATCCTTGTCTCCCACCAGTAAACCGGTATTGTCAAAATCCTCGGAATAGGCCAAGGGAGCAAGTTCTTCCAGTTGGTCGAGCAGTTGTGAAACCTTCATATTTCAGATTTTAGGGTAAAGATAAAAAAGTATACATTCGTGATATGAAGACTCTTCGTCTAGGAGCCTTTCCATTTGCAGCGGTCTACGGTGTGATCACCAACATCCGCAATTATCTCTACGACAAACAAATTTTAAAGAGTAGATCGTACGATCTACCTGTTATTTGCATTGGAAATCTATCCACAGGCGGAACAGGGAAATCTCCCATGATAGAATACATGCTGGGCTATCTTTCCGAAATGTACCAGGTAGGGGTATTGAGCAGGGGATACGGAAGGAAGACCAAAGGTTTCCTGGAAGTCAATATCGATCACAGCAGCCGTGAAGTAGGGGATGAACCCTTACAGATCAAAAAGAAATTTCCCGAGGTCAAAGTTGTGGTTTGCGCCGACCGCCGGGAGGGGATAGAACGGATGCAGGATGATGTCGAAGTCATTTTGATGGACGATGGATTCCAGCACCGAAGGGTGAAGCCTTCATACTGTGTGGTGCTTACGCCCTATGAGCCGCTTTATCTGGACGATTATCTATTGCCTATGGGAAATTTAAGGGAATCTGTATCTGGTATGGATCGTGCAGATATGATCGTGGTGACCAAATGCCCGGATCCTGTTCCGTATAGCTTCTTGCAAGAGATCGAATTGCGTATTCCCCAAAAGGATCATCAGAAATTGTATTTCAGTCGCATCAGTTACGGGCAGACCCTAGTCGGAGCTACCGAAGAATTGCCCTTGGAATATTTGAAGAACAAACCCTTTACTCTGGTAACGGGAATTGCC contains:
- a CDS encoding zinc ribbon domain-containing protein codes for the protein MAKKKAEATVEEKLRALYDLQLIDSRIDEIRNVRGELPLEVEDLEDEVAGMNKRMEKLNADLGAIEDLIKDKKNLIEEAKGLIKKYTSQQDNVRNNREYNSLSKEIEFQELEIQLAEKHIKEFKAQIEQKNEVIDETKTRLNERQDHLKHKQGELDEILAETEKEEDSLIKESGKFEKQIEDRLINAYKRIRTNVKNGLAVVPVERGASGGSFFTIPPQIQMEIASRKKIITDEHSGRILVDPTLAKEEQEKMQKLFDSIK
- the lpxK gene encoding tetraacyldisaccharide 4'-kinase, which translates into the protein MKTLRLGAFPFAAVYGVITNIRNYLYDKQILKSRSYDLPVICIGNLSTGGTGKSPMIEYMLGYLSEMYQVGVLSRGYGRKTKGFLEVNIDHSSREVGDEPLQIKKKFPEVKVVVCADRREGIERMQDDVEVILMDDGFQHRRVKPSYCVVLTPYEPLYLDDYLLPMGNLRESVSGMDRADMIVVTKCPDPVPYSFLQEIELRIPQKDHQKLYFSRISYGQTLVGATEELPLEYLKNKPFTLVTGIAKPGPLVRFLARKEFSFEHRQFADHHEFSSKEIEQLKQEELIVTTEKDYMRLSLQMQKYALYYLPIRTEILNDQSPYLQQTIIAHIESKLNS
- a CDS encoding class I SAM-dependent methyltransferase, which codes for MSKTSSSGHQEKFQVNKATWNQKVDVHARSEFYDLESFRKGRSSLNRYELNALGDVAGKSLLHLQCHFGQDTMSWSRMGANCVGVDISDKAIELAEELSRELNLDARFVCCNVLDTRKHLQEQFDLVFTSYGTIGWLPDLAPWAKVISESLKPGGKFYMVEFHPICWMFDYQQQPPALVYGYQQSAPIYEEYEGSYTDGGKDRVVSKEYGWNHGLGQIISSLQKAGLVFDYLNELDESPYNVFPGLIRTESGYFGHPQELFPLLFELQFSKA
- a CDS encoding Nif3-like dinuclear metal center hexameric protein, coding for MKVSQLLDQLEELAPLAYSEDFDNTGLLVGDKDQEINGILITHDTLEAVVDEAIDLGCNLILSFHPIIFSGLKKLTGKNYVERAVIKAIRHDIAIVAVHTALDNAWNGVNAAMCEQLGLTDREILLPKKGLISQLTTFVPKQDADRLREALFEAGGGQIGNYSHCSFNLEGEGTFMPNEAANPTLGEAHKLHREAEVRISMTFPSYLQSQVLRVLFKSHPYEEVAYEVSQLENTHQYVGMGMVGQLAETLSPSEFLERLKNVFETPCIRHSELLEGPISRVAVLGGSGSFAIGAAKAAGAQAFVTADLKYHDFYQAEGHLLLCDVGHFESERFTSQILFDFVRKKIANFAPALPKGTQVSQVRTNPIFYF
- the msrA gene encoding peptide-methionine (S)-S-oxide reductase MsrA, with the protein product MKQFLQFLGLSLLVVSQVSCQSKKETKQDQALAEPVQVVSDDGYARAYFASGCFWCVEAVYESVKGVQEVYNGYSGGHTENPTYEASNTGLTGHAEAVEVIYDADIVSFKSLVDVYFGSQNITQVNGQGPDRGSQYRSIIFFQNDEEKAVIEEKINQLNEELGGNKVAAEVMPFQKFWMGEGYHQDYERRNPNNPYIRNVSIPRLNNFKAKFPDLLKEEGAH